Below is a window of Drosophila willistoni isolate 14030-0811.24 chromosome XR unlocalized genomic scaffold, UCI_dwil_1.1 Seg144, whole genome shotgun sequence DNA.
ttttaaacatttttccagcCCTAAACGATTTGAATGATTTTTGCCCTATTAACTGcatgcattttgttttgtaaatttcTGTGCAAATCATCAATTGGGTTAACgtcaaaatgtttaaatatttattgaaataaatatattatagcCAATTCAACGGTAATTTgtaagaatatatgtatatatatagaagaagaaaaaaaaaataaacgtaCACAAATACAACTAATTACTTAACTAAACACAATTAGGAGGTGtgttttatgtgtgtgtgccagaGTGAGTGgggaatatatatgtatgtatgtatgtagttcaCAATTATTAAGAATAAGCAAAaggaaattttgaattaatgtGTATACCCCTCCCTGCCTCCCTCCCTTCCTCCATCGACTCATCGTTTAAGCCTTGACAGTAACACCGCCACTGCCCAATGTTTTCATCAGTTGATAGCATTCCTTAAGCTTGCGCTTATCACCAACTTTCTCCAGGGTTTTGGCTGCCTCAGCCAGCATGCCAGCACGCTCGCCAGGTGAGCATAATAGCCCAGGCGGTAGATATTTACAGGCCATATAAACGGCAGCAGCTCGTTCCCTTTCACCGGTATCGAAATTCTGATGTCGCCGATCTTTGCTACCACAAAATATCGATGAATGGGCATAGCGTGAACGTAGACTCCTATCCAATAGTTGTTGGGTAGGACACGGTGATGCGCCGGCCATTAAACGGCAAACGGCTTCATACAAATAAATTCGAGATTGGGCATTCTGCGGCGCGAGACACCAAAAAGTTATTAAGCattagaaaaaaacaaagatcAAATTTATCTTACGGGTATATTTCCGACAATGCTGCGCAATGAATTCAAATCGGTTTGGAATTTTTCAAGTACCTCGCCTGGCACTTGATAATAACCATCATCCTCTATATCCATATATTCCTGTTCCCACAAAGCTGTACGAGTTTCGAGTAACCAATCACAGGTGAGCAATTGGAaaagctacaaaaaaaaaacgagtaGTCATTTAACTTGACTGAGGAATTCGAGTTTGTTTCTAGTTGAGAATATCCTTTGAACCTATTTGCCGTTGCTTATAAGTCACACGAAGCTTGCACTGCAGTTGTATTGCCTGAATAGAAActgggggttttttttttttggagcaCAGACAATGCGACTACAATGCACCTTCGTGTAACTTCAATTTGTTTAGGTTCCGTCTACTCGATGTGATCTTTAATGTGGCTTACCAAAGCAATACCCTTGGCATTGGTAATACGATTGACTGTCAGGCATTCCTGCAATTGTCCACTTGATTCATCGCAAAGACTATTAATTGATTGCTTAAGACGTTTATCCAAAGTGTTGCCATTGTTCCTATATATACGAGAGAAGAGTTAGTTAATTAAACTCCAACTTTTCATATGTTCTTTTCACTCACATTAACAATATCATTTTGGCTCTTAGTATGGCATGCAAAGCCTTGGGTAAATGTTCGGCATGGCTATTCTGTTGCAATTGTGCTGGCAATTGTTTAATGCTATCATACAATTGTTCAGCAAGCGTGTCCTCGCCGAGTAGCCAATGTACAGAGATTTCCAAGACATTTGCCCACCAGATTACATTTGTATCCGGATCATTTTCATCATCCGCCCAGAGAGTATCACGCAAAAGTGATGTATATTTAAGGACATTGCTGACAATTGTACCagagtgttgttgttgttgttgcaattgttCGGACTCGCCACCAGTTGAAGCTGCATTTGGGGAAGTGGGCACAGATTTATGACCACTAGCACCCACTAGACATTGTATGGCCTTGTATAACAAATGCTCACGATAATGCTAAAGAGGCGAGAGAGAAATGATTAATAAACGCGTATCAACATTTTTCCTTCATTAGATTTACCTTAATGGCATGGGAAGCAGGATCACAGGGATTCCGCAAGCGTGTAAAGAAACCATCCTGATCGGCTGTACGGAAATTGTGTGTACTGCAGTAGCGGAAACCATAAGCACTGAATGCCCAACGTAGACTCTGTGTCTCCTCAGCTGCCCGTGTGCGATTACACTCGAGCCGTGCCCTGCCCATGTAGTAGCGGGCGaagagctgctggaaccatttggGGGCACTGCGTTTCATGCGCAATGCGGTCATCACGTGTATGCAAATTGTCTCGCGTGGCGTCAACAATTGATGGGCCACTTCGGCCATATTGCTGGCATATAGAGCCATCATTAAGCCATTGCCATCACTGCGTCCATTGCCGTTGCCATTACCATTGCCAGTCAAATGCAATTGATTCAAACGATTATAGAGCAAAGCCAGCTCTCGGGCCGAGGCCAAAGCCTGTTTCCGTTGGGGAGCACTGCAAAATAGACCGCCAGCACGTCGGGATAGCACACGACCCAGCCAGAGGCGATGGAAAAGAAACCGCAGAACCTGCCAAGATGTTTGCAAATAGCACTCCAAGCGTGTTGAAGGCAAACTCAAGCCGTACATGTGCAAACAATTCAGGTAGCCCGTATAGGCCTGATCACTTTGTCCTTGCATAAAATGCGTTTCGGCCCGTTGCTTGTGCTGCCAATAAGCGTCCGATTGGGAATCCAATTGGGGATCACCATAGACCAATAGTTTGATAAGACAACCAAGCATTAGAGTCAAATTCAATAGCCATAGCCAAGAGCCGTCGGCAAAGAAACCATAGCCAGAGCCACTTTCATCATCATTGACATCGTAAGACAGAATGCTGCGTCGCTGGCGACTCTGTTCATTGTCCAGGGCATCACCGAATGCTGGACCCGAATGGGACAATAAACTCTTGAAGGGGTTCACGGCCAGGACGGCGAACATAAACATGCAGAGGGCCAATCGGGAATGGCTGCCCATGCCCCGCATCGAACTGGGTGGAGGTGTCACCATCAGATCATCCTTGCTGCTGCAACTGGCCGTCGAACCACCATATGGCGATGGCGGCAATGATATATCCGAGTGCAGAGGCGATAGCGACGGATCTGAGGTATCGCTGCGTGGCGGCGTGAGACCCACTTCCGGCTCAGATATCATCGATTGCTGGCGACGCTTTTTGGACGAACTTCCGCCCAATTGAAGTAGATCCTTGACCTTGGACCCATCACGAGCCATCAGCTCACGCATGTGTTGAAGTTCACTCTTAAGCTCATAGTTCTGGCGCTGCAGATCACGGATTTTATCAATGGATTTGCGTAAAACTGCCGATTTGTTCAATTTGGCTGCCTCGCCGACGACGAGGTTCTTCAATTCGGTGATCTTGTCATTGATAGAAGTGCGATAACGTCGCTCAATGGCATTGTGGGCCGAACGTTTAACCTCCTTAACTTTGGGTTGGACACGTTGTATGGGCACCTTGGGAGCCGtcgccgccaccgccgccgaCGCCGCCGCTGACGTGTCGTTGACTGAAGGGGCCAGGGGGGCACGATGTTTGTTGGACGACCTTCCGGTATGGGCTATGGGCGGTGAGGTTTTCGGACTGGCTACAGATTGAGCCGGCTGTAGTACGGGCAAACTGACTGGTGAGGGCGTGGCAATAGGAGCCAATGGGGAGGTGGTGTAAAATATAAAGGGTTGAGGATTTTGGGATTGCTGTTGTGGGGGCTGCTGTGGAGGAGATGGTGCTTGGGGTGATGCCTGATGGGCTTGTATCCTCTCCGCTGGCGGGGTAGGCGGAGTGGGAGTGGACTGATAAACCGTTGCCGTTGGCGTCGGTGTTGTATTATAGATAAGTGCTGTTGTGGGTGGCAATCGCTGATTATCCATATGATGTATGGTTGTTGTGGGTTGCAAATTATAATTAGCTGCCATCAAGGGATCCGGCTTGTATATCGGCAATGGCATTgatggctgctgctgctgctgctgctgttgttgctgctgtcccTGTTGCATTTGCTGTTGAAGCTCTTCCTTAATATGGACTGGTGAGTTATGCTCGCTTTTAATTAGATCCTGTcccggctgctgctgctgctgctgcggctgctgctgttgtgccTGAGTATCCTCCATTGTGGGGCATATAATTGGCATTGGTTGTGACTCATCCAATTGCAAGgcatattcattcatttgcgCCTGATCCAAGTCCATATCCATTTCACTAAAGAAGTTATCTATCATGTCTGAATCATGGAGAGCATCTCGTATGATATTAAGCGCATCCTCGTCCTTGAACAGATCCAGGCAATCGACCATTGTATCGCCTAGAGAGTCCATGGCAAAGCTATTGATTAAGCAGCAtggggaaaaaaataaaatttgttattcTATGCCGTAATTATCTGATTTGTTTATGAAATTTCAAACGCGGCGCAATAAGTCCCGCACAGTGGTTCAAGATGTATTTATACAGTATGTTAAAAACTACACAAAGCTAAATTGAGACCACCTTAATcttattggaaaaaaaaacaataacatgaagaatacatttacatatatgaaaaaataaacaattccctccatacatatatttgtttactcGTTAACCACTGTGCCTATTAGTACACAAGCACACGCACATTTATATGCATATGGAAAAGCATGCAGAAGCCTAGTTGACCAATCAGAAAGCTCACATCGATCATACGATGTTGACGAGCCCATAACAACAGCACAATTACACCGACAAGAAGCCACCTTTGCCGCCACTTTCATTAACTGACAATTGCATCTTTCACAATTTCCTTGATAAGCAACTTCTTAACTAACgtgttttataatatttagGCACCTGGAggtatttgttttatttttgtagttgtatttcctttttgtttttcttctattttgttttaaagttcAAGTAACTTTCAACACTGACAGCTGACCTGCCTCGATTGAAAGTTAACCAACACTGAGAAATACTGGGGAAACAAAATACTAGCAGCGTACCACCAGTGCTGATTAATTGTCGCTTTTTAGCTCTTTTTTTAGAGTTGTCAGCtgataatttaaattttaaatttgaattggGCTTGTTGGTCTAACATTTATTTGCCGTTTTATTGATTAACATCTTGTTTTGTATATTGCTTCCACCAGTAATAACCATGCTCGATTATAAATCCCACCACACTGAGCAAAATGCCAACAGACCATAAATAGAAAGCACCCTGTAAAATTTCCAAAGTCAAAACCACTTTTTTCTTTGTCCTTATATCTGCTACCGCTGAGGCAGAGGGATCTCTGTCTGTATCAGATTCACCCAACCCCTCATAGTATTCCTCCGCCTGCGATGAAGTGCCAGTGCGATGAATTACATCCATTTGTCGCCAATGTTCGAAGAAACCGTGCTCATGAAATCCCGTGAAAATGGATTGAAATTTATAGAGAAAAGGTGAACCTTTTGGTAGAATATAAGTGCATAGCATGGATCTTAAATACTCTTTCACTATGTGATACGAAGGACGATCCTCCTGCGAATTATAGGTGTGAGTCAGAAAATCGCGAGCATGAAAATCTCTCATAATAAATGCAGCCCGACCAGGTTTCCAACGACTAACGGCCAATTGATAATACGAGGAAGTCAGTCCCAAAGGCAACTGACGACTTCTTTGGGTAATCAGTTGATAATGTTTTGCCGAAAGCGTTGATTGAACAGCCTCAAACATTGTGACAACAGCATAAACTTTCAGATTACTTTTATAACGACTCAGATCATCCAGTTTATCCAACGGTGCCTCATAGGTGGGATGAACAAATGCACTTTCCAGTTTGGCGAAATAAATCGAGGTAAGGACATAGCTAAAGAGTATCCAAGCCATAAGAAATGCACGCAAAGAGCTGATCTGGGCAAATCCCGTGACAGGTTCACCCAAATGTGTCTTGGCAAACATGGCCATTATTTCATACCATTTCCAGGGATTAACTGGTCTTGGTATTCTGCCTAGCAGATGCTGTAGCAGCCAAAATATTAGAAAAACCAGCAGGAAATTGACAAAGAACAACAGCCAGACGGCAGGACGAAAAGTTCGTATGAATATCAGATATTCCGGTTTCAGTCCAGCTGCTGGCACAACCAAATATATAATCCTTCGGGTATGGGGATACAAAACTTCCACATG
It encodes the following:
- the LOC6638865 gene encoding sterol regulatory element-binding protein 1; translation: MDSLGDTMVDCLDLFKDEDALNIIRDALHDSDMIDNFFSEMDMDLDQAQMNEYALQLDESQPMPIICPTMEDTQAQQQQPQQQQQQPGQDLIKSEHNSPVHIKEELQQQMQQGQQQQQQQQQQQPSMPLPIYKPDPLMAANYNLQPTTTIHHMDNQRLPPTTALIYNTTPTPTATVYQSTPTPPTPPAERIQAHQASPQAPSPPQQPPQQQSQNPQPFIFYTTSPLAPIATPSPVSLPVLQPAQSVASPKTSPPIAHTGRSSNKHRAPLAPSVNDTSAAASAAVAATAPKVPIQRVQPKVKEVKRSAHNAIERRYRTSINDKITELKNLVVGEAAKLNKSAVLRKSIDKIRDLQRQNYELKSELQHMRELMARDGSKVKDLLQLGGSSSKKRRQQSMISEPEVGLTPPRSDTSDPSLSPLHSDISLPPSPYGGSTASCSSKDDLMVTPPPSSMRGMGSHSRLALCMFMFAVLAVNPFKSLLSHSGPAFGDALDNEQSRQRRSILSYDVNDDESGSGYGFFADGSWLWLLNLTLMLGCLIKLLVYGDPQLDSQSDAYWQHKQRAETHFMQGQSDQAYTGYLNCLHMYGLSLPSTRLECYLQTSWQVLRFLFHRLWLGRVLSRRAGGLFCSAPQRKQALASARELALLYNRLNQLHLTGNGNGNGNGRSDGNGLMMALYASNMAEVAHQLLTPRETICIHVMTALRMKRSAPKWFQQLFARYYMGRARLECNRTRAAEETQSLRWAFSAYGFRYCSTHNFRTADQDGFFTRLRNPCDPASHAIKHYREHLLYKAIQCLVGASGHKSVPTSPNAASTGGESEQLQQQQQHSGTIVSNVLKYTSLLRDTLWADDENDPDTNVIWWANVLEISVHWLLGEDTLAEQLYDSIKQLPAQLQQNSHAEHLPKALHAILRAKMILLMNNGNTLDKRLKQSINSLCDESSGQLQECLTVNRITNAKGIALLFQLLTCDWLLETRTALWEQEYMDIEDDGYYQVPGEVLEKFQTDLNSLRSIVGNIPNAQSRIYLYEAVCRLMAGASPCPTQQLLDRSLRSRYAHSSIFCGSKDRRHQNFDTGERERAAAVYMACKYLPPGLLCSPGERAGMLAEAAKTLEKVGDKRKLKECYQLMKTLGSGGVTVKA
- the LOC6638864 gene encoding uncharacterized protein LOC6638864; protein product: MSSFWLFTLLALSTVNAAKQEPITVAKIACHIALNQSAQITYIYRCVTCPLSVEYKEQELELNQCIGSQLPVITRSIEIHELEPMRQTDSMNIFHIPKGHSGEFLVRRIINMLNPRQPRKHMHKYLFLWPEASLDQVQQLFEDFWFTKHMLYGLVIINPKNIYDFQPFKNTIRLKLIYKSVYFIDKLRNLHGSQLRFSMFSDPLMAIPLEPVTQAGFTALDGTAAKVLAQLLNATAIYLIPQDNETYGRCLPNGNFTGVVKDLIEGRTDFAPNSRFVLDCIWPHVEVLYPHTRRIIYLVVPAAGLKPEYLIFIRTFRPAVWLLFFVNFLLVFLIFWLLQHLLGRIPRPVNPWKWYEIMAMFAKTHLGEPVTGFAQISSLRAFLMAWILFSYVLTSIYFAKLESAFVHPTYEAPLDKLDDLSRYKSNLKVYAVVTMFEAVQSTLSAKHYQLITQRSRQLPLGLTSSYYQLAVSRWKPGRAAFIMRDFHARDFLTHTYNSQEDRPSYHIVKEYLRSMLCTYILPKGSPFLYKFQSIFTGFHEHGFFEHWRQMDVIHRTGTSSQAEEYYEGLGESDTDRDPSASAVADIRTKKKVVLTLEILQGAFYLWSVGILLSVVGFIIEHGYYWWKQYTKQDVNQ